TCACTTTGCCTAAGCTAAACTTGGCACAAAGAATTAACACTATGAGCAACAAAGACGAAAATAGAGGACTCCACAAATCATAGACATAAATGATGATTGGCAATACAATCATCAATGATACACCGTACGGGCCTGAAACAGTTCCAGCAATAGTATGCGATTTCCCGATTCCCAGCTCAAATGCATACTTTCAATTCTCAAATATATCAAATCTAAGTACACCTCAACAAGTTCTAACACTTTAGGCCAAACAAAGTTCATCGACAACTTAGAAGTACTATACACTGCCCCATTACAGCTTATCAGCTCATTTGGCTGGAAATGTTGCTCCTTCCTCTTCAGCGCGCTTCATACTGAACAACTGCCCAAGTGAGAAGACTGTTTAATCAGAAATTGCATATACCATCCAGAAAATAAATATTCCGAACAGATAATTTCTACTAACTAGGAATCTAATCCCCCCAGAGGCATCATTGAGCATACAACATATATTTCTCCATGAAAGAACCCATGAGAGCAAATTATGTACTTCAATTCAATCACAAACGTCAACGATTAGGCATTGGGCGGAAATAATATATTGTAGTATATAAAAATGTGAAATTATACAAATATGGCATCAAATTCCCATCATGTGTGACAATTCGGCCCAAAAGGAATATATGCCAAATGCCAGCCAATTAGACCTAACAGTCTGAACGATGTAGGAGAACAGAAAACCTAGCAGCTCCCAAACGCTCTCATCAGCCTTTCCCTTATACCACCACCCCTAATTCCTAGACATGTAACCGCAACTCTACTGCTGCTTCAGCAGCCCTGAACTGGTATGGCGAGATCCAGCAGCCCCATGGCTGGCGAGCCACAGCAAGCTCCAGCAACTCCCCAGCTCTGTATCTCCTCTGTCCATGCCACCCCCAGATCTAAAGTTTTTGCACAATCTTACGCAAAAACTAAAGCTTATCCCGCCGATTTCCCCCTGGTGAGCGATGCAGTTAGCATCAATGATGCCCAGGCAAGCATGGAGACAACATTTTTACTGGGTGCCCGCATAACTGAGAAATCCTGGGCGTCGCTCCAAGCTGTCCACCTCAGAACGCTCGGAGAAATAACGACATTTAAGCGACAATTAGGCGACGACTTAATAACCTCTAAAACATACCAATTTGTTACAACCTGTCAATTTATCATCAAACATCACGAGGCCTCACTAAAGTAGTGAGATCATTACTGTATCCCTTAATATCAACAGGTGGGCCATGTGGTTGTTTCTTGAGGTTAAAATGGTATGTAAAGTTTGGCTTGTGAGGGTGCTTATGTAGTTGCAGAGACCGTGAGAGTGGGGCTGCAGTCTTTATGAGATTATGGAATGGTGCCAAGTTTCTGTGCCAGGACATGTAACCAGGTTATTCTCGTTTAAGAAGTCAACTTATTTAGCTTATTAGCAACAATATCTCCAATAATGGATTTTCAAGGCACAAAAGGAGGGAAGTTAGAGAGGGCCATGTACATCTATCAAATATTATTACAACACAAACTCAAATGGTCTCCTCCCAAACTTTTGGAAAATAATTGAAAATATGAAGAAAAAAAAGAACATTACAAAAAATGGCATAGTGATGGCCCACATGTATTTTGAAAAATATGTTCTATTTCGAAGTTTCTATAATAAAAATCTAGGTAATCACTTGAACCTTAAGAGAAAAATCCGCATAGCCTCATAAACTCCAAACCATATATTTTACCCCAGAAATTGTGTCTGCAAGCAATTTTTGGATATAAATTTGGTTATTCAATTTAATGGTGTTATGCGGCTTTTCACCAAGGTTCAAGAGGCTACGTAGACTTTTTGAACTTCCTATTTCAATATGGTTCTTCATTCTAACTTACATACTATTGCACAAGTAAATGGTTCAATTCTTGTGCTCATATTGGAAGGAAAAAAATCGGGATTGATAATAATTAATGATGTTTGAGCTTGTACTAATTTTGAGTGTCTATTTATGTTCGATTGGTATCTATGGATTGATCACAAGCCCAAACATGGTTAGAGCTCTAATATGTCTTGAACTTATACTTAATTCAATTAATCTAAATCTCGTAACATTTTCTGATCTATTTGATAGTCGCCAATTAATAGGAGGCATGTACAAGGTTCATATAAGCTTGATGGGCCATATATACCTGGCACATACTTGCAGCCAATGTGCAGTAGTGCATAGAGTAATAAGTTAGGCAATAACAAGAATGACATGGTTATGGACCACATGTACTTTCAAAGATATATTCTCTGTAATTATATTTCAAGGTTTCTATAAAAAAAAACTAGTAGAAAACCACTTGAACCATGGAGGAAAATCCGCATAATCTCATAAATTTCAAACCATATAATTTACCCCAGAAATTGTGTCTGCAAGCAAATTTGGGATAGAAAATTGGTTTTCAGTTTAATTGTGATATGCTGCTTTTCACCAAAGGTTCAAGTGGTTACAAAGACATTTTTGAACTTCCTATTTCAATATGGTTTTTCATTCTAACTTACAACCGATTGTACAAGTAGAAGTATGCACAAGGTTGATATAAAATCGAGTGACCATATATAACTGGCACATACTTGCATCCAATGTGCACTAGTGTATCTCGAAGTTTCTATATAAAAAAAAATCTAGATAACCACTTGAACCTAAGAGAAAAATCCGCATGACCTCATAAGCTTCAAACTATATATTTTACCCCTGAAATCGTGTCTCCAGGCAATTTTAGGGTAGAAAATGTGGTCTTCAATTTAATGGTGTTATGCGGCTTTTCTCCAAGGTTCAAGAGGTTACGTAAACTTTTTTGAACTTCCTATTTCAATATGGTCCTTCAATCTATCTTGGGCAAGTCAGAACCTATTGCGTAAGTAAATGAAAGCATGAGCAAGGTTCATAGACACTTGTGTAACCATATACCAGGCACACACCTGACGTGCATTAGTACAAATTTCAGCAAGGCCTAATATGATGTAGTAATGGTCCAAGTGCATTCTGAATTATTGTATTTCGATGTTCCTATAAAAACTCTAGATAACAAGTTGAACCCCAGTAAAAAAATCCGCTTATAAACTCATAAAATCAAAACTATATATAATACCCCATTAATTGTGCTAGCTAGCGAATCTGGGATAAAAATGTGGTTTCCAATTTAATGGTGTTATGCAGCTTTCCAGACGGTTCAAGAAGCTACGGAGACTTCTTCGAACTCCAAATTTCTGTACGGTTCTTCATCCTATCTTGAGCAAGTCAGGAACTATTGCGCGAGTAAATAAAAGCATGTACACAGTTTACATGAATTCCAGTGAATGCATATAACTGGTATGTACTTAAATCCATCATGCATTGGTATATACGGTACTTGATAAGCAATGATAAATGTTCAGCGACCAAATATTTTGATCGGTGAAGCAGGATGGAGAACACTTGTCATTGAGGGTGATAAATATTATGTGATGTGATAGCTGACTTTTAATGTTTTAGATGCAACGTAGCATTTTTTTTCCCTAAAAGTAACTGCACAGTACTGTTTTTTCATATGAGGTGGTTGCTAGGAACCCAGTTCGGCTAACTAGAAGACCAGCAATAACGTTGAAATAGCACAAGCAATTGTGAACCTTCGGAACAAATGCAAACAAGCAGCCGCCAACGAAAAACTGAAACCACCACAGAATAGTTATAAGAGATTTATGAGAGATCGAGAGGATAAATCGGTGTGGCCGTACTCCTGGTGGTGCGCTTCTTGTACAGGATGCGGTAGCCACACTCACGGCACTGGATCACATCTCCTGCCTTCAGCGTGTTCTCCGCTCCGCAATCTGAAGGAAGAACATACTAGTTAAAAATATGAAGAAGAAATCTAATTATATGTACTTCATAAACAGCGAGAAATCCAGCGGACAGAGAAGTTAGCAATCCGCCCCTGATTGTCAGGGGCTTGAACAAGTAAGATCCACACCAAACGCGAGCGCGCGCATGTTGTGTCTCTGCTCGTGCCCAGCAAATCGAATCAAAACAAGATGACCAACAAACCGACTGAAATCAAACCGCCAGCAAGCAATCGAGGGAAAGAGAGATAGAATACCTCCGCAGAGATAGCTGACCGGCTCCGGCTGCTGCGGATCCATCGGGATCGGGGAGAAGCTCGTGCGGGGGCCGGGGGCTGGACTAGGGTTTAGAAGGGTTAGGGTTGGTGAGAGGCAGCGCCCGTGCAGGGATTAAAAGGGGAAACGGTGAGGCAAAGCTTGACGGGCTGGATCACTTGCCGTGCTTTAATGGGCCGTGAAATCAGTAGCTCGTTCGGTCTGGGCCCATCGATTCCGATACCAGTTAGCTCACTCTCCCTCTTTCCCTCAGAAAAAAAATATTCACTCTCCCTCTCTTCTCCCCTCACAAAACTCAGTCCCTCAAAAGAATCTTCCTCCGGCTCTCAACAAGAAAAAATATTTATATAATTTTTTATGAAAATATTATAAATACAAATTATAGTTAAATTTGTAAATCGTTGACCAGGAAAATTTAAGGACGCCTTATATCTTAAATTTTATGGAGGGAGTAAGTTGTAACTAGCGCAGCCTGAAAAGATATCACAGGCTGTCCCTCCAAAAAAAAGGATTAAGTGCACTTTTGGTCCCTCAAGTTTGTAGAAATCTAATTTGGTCCCTCTATTATCTTTTGGTTTAAATTTGGTCTCAAACTCTTAATTAAGTCCAATTTTGGTCTCTGGTAGGGGTTTAATGATGGTTGACCGGTTTTTTACTCTTTTTTCGTCAAAAATGGCTGATTTTAATCTGTGTGGGATCATTTGTCATCAGTCAACAAATAGAAGAAATCCCCTTGTCCTAACACACATGTGTGCCCCCTCTGCCTTCCTCGGTTGGTGCAGCCGTCCTCGCCACTTCAGACGCCTATGCCTTTTCTCCTAACATAAAACCCCTCGCATGTCCATCGATTCTGCCTTTCTCGCCCGGCTTATCCACTCTTGTAGTGTCAGAACCGCCACTAGGTGTTAGGGAAGAGTTAGGGTTACTACGCCAAACGGATAATAATCATGATCTCGCTGGTGAACATTCATGATGCTAATTGCATAATTAATCTCTAGGTTCTAGGTGAAATGGTCCTACGTGGACTAAACCTGTCAAATTGTTGACGGTGGCAAAATAAGAGTCAAAAACCAGTGAACCATCGTTAAACCGGTACGAGAGACCTAAATTGAActctttttttgacaatcaataccacatatatttatagtaacaaatagtacatggtagagatacacgagctgactccaacgattacaaaataaagtctaaaagatactaataaatcttcgaggtcttcaaattctttcttcttccagaacacaatcttgtaatC
This Lolium perenne isolate Kyuss_39 chromosome 1, Kyuss_2.0, whole genome shotgun sequence DNA region includes the following protein-coding sequences:
- the LOC127316691 gene encoding DNA-directed RNA polymerases II, IV and V subunit 12 produces the protein MDPQQPEPVSYLCGDCGAENTLKAGDVIQCRECGYRILYKKRTTRIVQYEAR